Proteins from a single region of Macrotis lagotis isolate mMagLag1 chromosome 2, bilby.v1.9.chrom.fasta, whole genome shotgun sequence:
- the GPS1 gene encoding COP9 signalosome complex subunit 1 isoform X6, whose protein sequence is MWTAPRRGRRKMPLPVQVFNLQPASSVSGSGGAESQDRMRDSSAPSSASSSVTDLYCTPHSSRSDLFLPGTAGDFSLSASLSACTLLYEGAVEPMQIDVDPQEDQQNAPDINYVVENPTLDLEQYASSYSGLMRIERLQFIADHCPQLRVEALKMALSFVQRTFNVDVYEEIHRKLSEATRELQNAPDAVPEGGVEPPPLDTAWVEATRKKALLKLEKLDTDLKNYKGNSIKESIRRGHDDLGDHYLDCGDLSNALKCYSRARDYCTSAKHVINMCLNVIKVSVYLQNWSHVLSYVSKAESTPEIAEQRGERDSQTQAILTKLKCAAGLAELAARKYKQAAKCFLLASFDHCDFPELLSPSNVAVYGGLCALATFDRQELQRNVISSRGQETERSGVCSSFKLFLELEPQVRDIIFKFYESKYASCLKMLDEMKDNLLLDMYLAPHVRTLYTQIRNRALIQYFSPYVSADMRKMAIAFNTTVAALEDELTQLILEGLINARIDSHSKILYARDVDQRSTTFEKSLLMGKEFQRRAKAMILRAAVLRNQIHVKSPPREGSQGELTPANSQSRMSTNM, encoded by the exons CCAGCCAGCTCTGTGTCAGGGTCAGGGGGTGCAGAAAGTCAGGACAGAATGAGGGATAGCTCGGCCCCCAGCTCAGCCTCTTCATCAGTGACAGATCTGTACTGCACCCCTCACAGCAGTAGGTCAGACCTCTTCCTCCCTGGCACGGCCGGAGACTTCAGCCTGAGCGCCAGTCTGTCGGCCTGTACGCTGCTCTATGAG GGGGCAGTGGAACCCATGCAGATTGATGTCGACCCTCAAGAAGATCAGCAGAACGCACCAGACATCAACTATGTGGTGGAAAATCCCACCCTG GACCTGGAACAATACGCCTCCAGTTACAGTGGGCTGATGCGAATTGAGCGGCTGCAGTTTATTGCAGATCACTGCCCACAGCTCCGGGTCGAGGCACTGAAGATGGCCTTGTCCTTTGTGCAGAGGACCTTCAATGTAGATGTCTATGAGGAGATCCACCGGAAGCTCTCCGAAGCCACTAG AGAGCTACAGAATGCTCCTGATGCTGTCCCTGAGGGAGGGGTGGAACCCCCACCCTTAGACACAGCCTGGGTAGAAGCCACAAGAAAGAAGGCACTGCTAAAACTGGAGAAGCTGGATACAGACTTGAAGAACTACAAAGGGAATTCCATCAAGGAGAGCATCAG ACGGGGGCATGATGACCTGGGTGACCATTACCTCGATTGTGGGGATCTCAGCAATGCCCTCAAGTGTTACTCCCGGGCTCGGGACTATTGCACCAGCGCCAAACACGTCATCAATATGTGCCTCAACGTAATCAAG GTCAGTGTCTACCTACAGAATTGGTCTCATGTCTTGAGCTATGTCAGCAAAGCTGAGTCTACTCCTGAGATTGCTGAG CAGCGAGGGGAAAGGGACAGCCAGACCCAAGCCATTCTTACCAAGCTCAAGTGTGCAGCAG GCCTGGCTGAGTTGGCTGCTCGAAAATACAAGCAGGCAGCCAAATGCTTTCTGTTAGCTTCATTTGATCACTGTGACTTCCCGGAg CTACTGTCCCCCAGTAATGTGGCTGTATATGGTGGTCTTTGTGCCCTGGCCACTTTTGATCGACAAGAGCTACAGCGCAATGTGATTTCTAGCAG GGGCCAGGAAACTGAGAGGTCTGGCGTCTGCAGCTCCTTCAAATTATTCTTGGAGCTGGAACCACAAGTGCGGGATATCATCTTCAAATTCTATGAATCCAAATATGCCTCGTGCCTAAAGATGCTGGATGAAATGAAG GATAATTTGCTGCTGGACATGTATTTGGCACCCCATGTCAGGACCCTCTATACCCAGATCCGAAACCGTGCCCTCATCCAA TATTTCAGTCCTTATGTCTCTGCTGACATGCGTAAGATGGCCATTGCATTCAATACCACCGTGGCTGCACTAGAAGATGAACTAACACAGCTGATCCTTGAGGGGCTCATCAATGCTCGAATTGACTCTCACAGCAAG ATTCTATATGCCCGAGATGTGGACCAGCGCAGCACCACCTTTGAGAAGTCACTGCTCATGGGCAAAGAATTCCAGCGCCGTGCCAAAGCAATGATTCTGCGGGCGGCTGTGCTGCGCAACCAGATCCATGTTAAG TCTCCTCCTCGAGAAGGGAGCCAGGGTGAACTAACACCAGCCAACAGTCAGTCACGGATGAGCACAAACATGTGA
- the GPS1 gene encoding COP9 signalosome complex subunit 1 isoform X15 — protein sequence MPLPVQVFNLQGAVEPMQIDVDPQEDQQNAPDINYVVENPTLDLEQYASSYSGLMRIERLQFIADHCPQLRVEALKMALSFVQRTFNVDVYEEIHRKLSEATRELQNAPDAVPEGGVEPPPLDTAWVEATRKKALLKLEKLDTDLKNYKGNSIKESIRRGHDDLGDHYLDCGDLSNALKCYSRARDYCTSAKHVINMCLNVIKVSVYLQNWSHVLSYVSKAESTPEIAERGERDSQTQAILTKLKCAAGLAELAARKYKQAAKCFLLASFDHCDFPELLSPSNVAVYGGLCALATFDRQELQRNVISSSSFKLFLELEPQVRDIIFKFYESKYASCLKMLDEMKDNLLLDMYLAPHVRTLYTQIRNRALIQYFSPYVSADMRKMAIAFNTTVAALEDELTQLILEGLINARIDSHSKILYARDVDQRSTTFEKSLLMGKEFQRRAKAMILRAAVLRNQIHVKSPPREGSQGELTPANSQSRMSTNM from the exons GGGGCAGTGGAACCCATGCAGATTGATGTCGACCCTCAAGAAGATCAGCAGAACGCACCAGACATCAACTATGTGGTGGAAAATCCCACCCTG GACCTGGAACAATACGCCTCCAGTTACAGTGGGCTGATGCGAATTGAGCGGCTGCAGTTTATTGCAGATCACTGCCCACAGCTCCGGGTCGAGGCACTGAAGATGGCCTTGTCCTTTGTGCAGAGGACCTTCAATGTAGATGTCTATGAGGAGATCCACCGGAAGCTCTCCGAAGCCACTAG AGAGCTACAGAATGCTCCTGATGCTGTCCCTGAGGGAGGGGTGGAACCCCCACCCTTAGACACAGCCTGGGTAGAAGCCACAAGAAAGAAGGCACTGCTAAAACTGGAGAAGCTGGATACAGACTTGAAGAACTACAAAGGGAATTCCATCAAGGAGAGCATCAG ACGGGGGCATGATGACCTGGGTGACCATTACCTCGATTGTGGGGATCTCAGCAATGCCCTCAAGTGTTACTCCCGGGCTCGGGACTATTGCACCAGCGCCAAACACGTCATCAATATGTGCCTCAACGTAATCAAG GTCAGTGTCTACCTACAGAATTGGTCTCATGTCTTGAGCTATGTCAGCAAAGCTGAGTCTACTCCTGAGATTGCTGAG CGAGGGGAAAGGGACAGCCAGACCCAAGCCATTCTTACCAAGCTCAAGTGTGCAGCAG GCCTGGCTGAGTTGGCTGCTCGAAAATACAAGCAGGCAGCCAAATGCTTTCTGTTAGCTTCATTTGATCACTGTGACTTCCCGGAg CTACTGTCCCCCAGTAATGTGGCTGTATATGGTGGTCTTTGTGCCCTGGCCACTTTTGATCGACAAGAGCTACAGCGCAATGTGATTTCTAGCAG CTCCTTCAAATTATTCTTGGAGCTGGAACCACAAGTGCGGGATATCATCTTCAAATTCTATGAATCCAAATATGCCTCGTGCCTAAAGATGCTGGATGAAATGAAG GATAATTTGCTGCTGGACATGTATTTGGCACCCCATGTCAGGACCCTCTATACCCAGATCCGAAACCGTGCCCTCATCCAA TATTTCAGTCCTTATGTCTCTGCTGACATGCGTAAGATGGCCATTGCATTCAATACCACCGTGGCTGCACTAGAAGATGAACTAACACAGCTGATCCTTGAGGGGCTCATCAATGCTCGAATTGACTCTCACAGCAAG ATTCTATATGCCCGAGATGTGGACCAGCGCAGCACCACCTTTGAGAAGTCACTGCTCATGGGCAAAGAATTCCAGCGCCGTGCCAAAGCAATGATTCTGCGGGCGGCTGTGCTGCGCAACCAGATCCATGTTAAG TCTCCTCCTCGAGAAGGGAGCCAGGGTGAACTAACACCAGCCAACAGTCAGTCACGGATGAGCACAAACATGTGA
- the GPS1 gene encoding COP9 signalosome complex subunit 1 isoform X7, with amino-acid sequence MPLPVQQPASSVSGSGGAESQDRMRDSSAPSSASSSVTDLYCTPHSSRSDLFLPGTAGDFSLSASLSACTLLYEGAVEPMQIDVDPQEDQQNAPDINYVVENPTLDLEQYASSYSGLMRIERLQFIADHCPQLRVEALKMALSFVQRTFNVDVYEEIHRKLSEATRELQNAPDAVPEGGVEPPPLDTAWVEATRKKALLKLEKLDTDLKNYKGNSIKESIRRGHDDLGDHYLDCGDLSNALKCYSRARDYCTSAKHVINMCLNVIKVSVYLQNWSHVLSYVSKAESTPEIAEQRGERDSQTQAILTKLKCAAGLAELAARKYKQAAKCFLLASFDHCDFPELLSPSNVAVYGGLCALATFDRQELQRNVISSRGQETERSGVCSSFKLFLELEPQVRDIIFKFYESKYASCLKMLDEMKDNLLLDMYLAPHVRTLYTQIRNRALIQYFSPYVSADMRKMAIAFNTTVAALEDELTQLILEGLINARIDSHSKILYARDVDQRSTTFEKSLLMGKEFQRRAKAMILRAAVLRNQIHVKSPPREGSQGELTPANSQSRMSTNM; translated from the exons CAGCCAGCCAGCTCTGTGTCAGGGTCAGGGGGTGCAGAAAGTCAGGACAGAATGAGGGATAGCTCGGCCCCCAGCTCAGCCTCTTCATCAGTGACAGATCTGTACTGCACCCCTCACAGCAGTAGGTCAGACCTCTTCCTCCCTGGCACGGCCGGAGACTTCAGCCTGAGCGCCAGTCTGTCGGCCTGTACGCTGCTCTATGAG GGGGCAGTGGAACCCATGCAGATTGATGTCGACCCTCAAGAAGATCAGCAGAACGCACCAGACATCAACTATGTGGTGGAAAATCCCACCCTG GACCTGGAACAATACGCCTCCAGTTACAGTGGGCTGATGCGAATTGAGCGGCTGCAGTTTATTGCAGATCACTGCCCACAGCTCCGGGTCGAGGCACTGAAGATGGCCTTGTCCTTTGTGCAGAGGACCTTCAATGTAGATGTCTATGAGGAGATCCACCGGAAGCTCTCCGAAGCCACTAG AGAGCTACAGAATGCTCCTGATGCTGTCCCTGAGGGAGGGGTGGAACCCCCACCCTTAGACACAGCCTGGGTAGAAGCCACAAGAAAGAAGGCACTGCTAAAACTGGAGAAGCTGGATACAGACTTGAAGAACTACAAAGGGAATTCCATCAAGGAGAGCATCAG ACGGGGGCATGATGACCTGGGTGACCATTACCTCGATTGTGGGGATCTCAGCAATGCCCTCAAGTGTTACTCCCGGGCTCGGGACTATTGCACCAGCGCCAAACACGTCATCAATATGTGCCTCAACGTAATCAAG GTCAGTGTCTACCTACAGAATTGGTCTCATGTCTTGAGCTATGTCAGCAAAGCTGAGTCTACTCCTGAGATTGCTGAG CAGCGAGGGGAAAGGGACAGCCAGACCCAAGCCATTCTTACCAAGCTCAAGTGTGCAGCAG GCCTGGCTGAGTTGGCTGCTCGAAAATACAAGCAGGCAGCCAAATGCTTTCTGTTAGCTTCATTTGATCACTGTGACTTCCCGGAg CTACTGTCCCCCAGTAATGTGGCTGTATATGGTGGTCTTTGTGCCCTGGCCACTTTTGATCGACAAGAGCTACAGCGCAATGTGATTTCTAGCAG GGGCCAGGAAACTGAGAGGTCTGGCGTCTGCAGCTCCTTCAAATTATTCTTGGAGCTGGAACCACAAGTGCGGGATATCATCTTCAAATTCTATGAATCCAAATATGCCTCGTGCCTAAAGATGCTGGATGAAATGAAG GATAATTTGCTGCTGGACATGTATTTGGCACCCCATGTCAGGACCCTCTATACCCAGATCCGAAACCGTGCCCTCATCCAA TATTTCAGTCCTTATGTCTCTGCTGACATGCGTAAGATGGCCATTGCATTCAATACCACCGTGGCTGCACTAGAAGATGAACTAACACAGCTGATCCTTGAGGGGCTCATCAATGCTCGAATTGACTCTCACAGCAAG ATTCTATATGCCCGAGATGTGGACCAGCGCAGCACCACCTTTGAGAAGTCACTGCTCATGGGCAAAGAATTCCAGCGCCGTGCCAAAGCAATGATTCTGCGGGCGGCTGTGCTGCGCAACCAGATCCATGTTAAG TCTCCTCCTCGAGAAGGGAGCCAGGGTGAACTAACACCAGCCAACAGTCAGTCACGGATGAGCACAAACATGTGA
- the GPS1 gene encoding COP9 signalosome complex subunit 1 isoform X8 — MPLPVQPASSVSGSGGAESQDRMRDSSAPSSASSSVTDLYCTPHSSRSDLFLPGTAGDFSLSASLSACTLLYEGAVEPMQIDVDPQEDQQNAPDINYVVENPTLDLEQYASSYSGLMRIERLQFIADHCPQLRVEALKMALSFVQRTFNVDVYEEIHRKLSEATRELQNAPDAVPEGGVEPPPLDTAWVEATRKKALLKLEKLDTDLKNYKGNSIKESIRRGHDDLGDHYLDCGDLSNALKCYSRARDYCTSAKHVINMCLNVIKVSVYLQNWSHVLSYVSKAESTPEIAEQRGERDSQTQAILTKLKCAAGLAELAARKYKQAAKCFLLASFDHCDFPELLSPSNVAVYGGLCALATFDRQELQRNVISSRGQETERSGVCSSFKLFLELEPQVRDIIFKFYESKYASCLKMLDEMKDNLLLDMYLAPHVRTLYTQIRNRALIQYFSPYVSADMRKMAIAFNTTVAALEDELTQLILEGLINARIDSHSKILYARDVDQRSTTFEKSLLMGKEFQRRAKAMILRAAVLRNQIHVKSPPREGSQGELTPANSQSRMSTNM; from the exons CCAGCCAGCTCTGTGTCAGGGTCAGGGGGTGCAGAAAGTCAGGACAGAATGAGGGATAGCTCGGCCCCCAGCTCAGCCTCTTCATCAGTGACAGATCTGTACTGCACCCCTCACAGCAGTAGGTCAGACCTCTTCCTCCCTGGCACGGCCGGAGACTTCAGCCTGAGCGCCAGTCTGTCGGCCTGTACGCTGCTCTATGAG GGGGCAGTGGAACCCATGCAGATTGATGTCGACCCTCAAGAAGATCAGCAGAACGCACCAGACATCAACTATGTGGTGGAAAATCCCACCCTG GACCTGGAACAATACGCCTCCAGTTACAGTGGGCTGATGCGAATTGAGCGGCTGCAGTTTATTGCAGATCACTGCCCACAGCTCCGGGTCGAGGCACTGAAGATGGCCTTGTCCTTTGTGCAGAGGACCTTCAATGTAGATGTCTATGAGGAGATCCACCGGAAGCTCTCCGAAGCCACTAG AGAGCTACAGAATGCTCCTGATGCTGTCCCTGAGGGAGGGGTGGAACCCCCACCCTTAGACACAGCCTGGGTAGAAGCCACAAGAAAGAAGGCACTGCTAAAACTGGAGAAGCTGGATACAGACTTGAAGAACTACAAAGGGAATTCCATCAAGGAGAGCATCAG ACGGGGGCATGATGACCTGGGTGACCATTACCTCGATTGTGGGGATCTCAGCAATGCCCTCAAGTGTTACTCCCGGGCTCGGGACTATTGCACCAGCGCCAAACACGTCATCAATATGTGCCTCAACGTAATCAAG GTCAGTGTCTACCTACAGAATTGGTCTCATGTCTTGAGCTATGTCAGCAAAGCTGAGTCTACTCCTGAGATTGCTGAG CAGCGAGGGGAAAGGGACAGCCAGACCCAAGCCATTCTTACCAAGCTCAAGTGTGCAGCAG GCCTGGCTGAGTTGGCTGCTCGAAAATACAAGCAGGCAGCCAAATGCTTTCTGTTAGCTTCATTTGATCACTGTGACTTCCCGGAg CTACTGTCCCCCAGTAATGTGGCTGTATATGGTGGTCTTTGTGCCCTGGCCACTTTTGATCGACAAGAGCTACAGCGCAATGTGATTTCTAGCAG GGGCCAGGAAACTGAGAGGTCTGGCGTCTGCAGCTCCTTCAAATTATTCTTGGAGCTGGAACCACAAGTGCGGGATATCATCTTCAAATTCTATGAATCCAAATATGCCTCGTGCCTAAAGATGCTGGATGAAATGAAG GATAATTTGCTGCTGGACATGTATTTGGCACCCCATGTCAGGACCCTCTATACCCAGATCCGAAACCGTGCCCTCATCCAA TATTTCAGTCCTTATGTCTCTGCTGACATGCGTAAGATGGCCATTGCATTCAATACCACCGTGGCTGCACTAGAAGATGAACTAACACAGCTGATCCTTGAGGGGCTCATCAATGCTCGAATTGACTCTCACAGCAAG ATTCTATATGCCCGAGATGTGGACCAGCGCAGCACCACCTTTGAGAAGTCACTGCTCATGGGCAAAGAATTCCAGCGCCGTGCCAAAGCAATGATTCTGCGGGCGGCTGTGCTGCGCAACCAGATCCATGTTAAG TCTCCTCCTCGAGAAGGGAGCCAGGGTGAACTAACACCAGCCAACAGTCAGTCACGGATGAGCACAAACATGTGA
- the GPS1 gene encoding COP9 signalosome complex subunit 1 isoform X12, whose product MPLPVQVFNLQGAVEPMQIDVDPQEDQQNAPDINYVVENPTLDLEQYASSYSGLMRIERLQFIADHCPQLRVEALKMALSFVQRTFNVDVYEEIHRKLSEATRELQNAPDAVPEGGVEPPPLDTAWVEATRKKALLKLEKLDTDLKNYKGNSIKESIRRGHDDLGDHYLDCGDLSNALKCYSRARDYCTSAKHVINMCLNVIKVSVYLQNWSHVLSYVSKAESTPEIAERGERDSQTQAILTKLKCAAGLAELAARKYKQAAKCFLLASFDHCDFPELLSPSNVAVYGGLCALATFDRQELQRNVISSRGQETERSGVCSSFKLFLELEPQVRDIIFKFYESKYASCLKMLDEMKDNLLLDMYLAPHVRTLYTQIRNRALIQYFSPYVSADMRKMAIAFNTTVAALEDELTQLILEGLINARIDSHSKILYARDVDQRSTTFEKSLLMGKEFQRRAKAMILRAAVLRNQIHVKSPPREGSQGELTPANSQSRMSTNM is encoded by the exons GGGGCAGTGGAACCCATGCAGATTGATGTCGACCCTCAAGAAGATCAGCAGAACGCACCAGACATCAACTATGTGGTGGAAAATCCCACCCTG GACCTGGAACAATACGCCTCCAGTTACAGTGGGCTGATGCGAATTGAGCGGCTGCAGTTTATTGCAGATCACTGCCCACAGCTCCGGGTCGAGGCACTGAAGATGGCCTTGTCCTTTGTGCAGAGGACCTTCAATGTAGATGTCTATGAGGAGATCCACCGGAAGCTCTCCGAAGCCACTAG AGAGCTACAGAATGCTCCTGATGCTGTCCCTGAGGGAGGGGTGGAACCCCCACCCTTAGACACAGCCTGGGTAGAAGCCACAAGAAAGAAGGCACTGCTAAAACTGGAGAAGCTGGATACAGACTTGAAGAACTACAAAGGGAATTCCATCAAGGAGAGCATCAG ACGGGGGCATGATGACCTGGGTGACCATTACCTCGATTGTGGGGATCTCAGCAATGCCCTCAAGTGTTACTCCCGGGCTCGGGACTATTGCACCAGCGCCAAACACGTCATCAATATGTGCCTCAACGTAATCAAG GTCAGTGTCTACCTACAGAATTGGTCTCATGTCTTGAGCTATGTCAGCAAAGCTGAGTCTACTCCTGAGATTGCTGAG CGAGGGGAAAGGGACAGCCAGACCCAAGCCATTCTTACCAAGCTCAAGTGTGCAGCAG GCCTGGCTGAGTTGGCTGCTCGAAAATACAAGCAGGCAGCCAAATGCTTTCTGTTAGCTTCATTTGATCACTGTGACTTCCCGGAg CTACTGTCCCCCAGTAATGTGGCTGTATATGGTGGTCTTTGTGCCCTGGCCACTTTTGATCGACAAGAGCTACAGCGCAATGTGATTTCTAGCAG GGGCCAGGAAACTGAGAGGTCTGGCGTCTGCAGCTCCTTCAAATTATTCTTGGAGCTGGAACCACAAGTGCGGGATATCATCTTCAAATTCTATGAATCCAAATATGCCTCGTGCCTAAAGATGCTGGATGAAATGAAG GATAATTTGCTGCTGGACATGTATTTGGCACCCCATGTCAGGACCCTCTATACCCAGATCCGAAACCGTGCCCTCATCCAA TATTTCAGTCCTTATGTCTCTGCTGACATGCGTAAGATGGCCATTGCATTCAATACCACCGTGGCTGCACTAGAAGATGAACTAACACAGCTGATCCTTGAGGGGCTCATCAATGCTCGAATTGACTCTCACAGCAAG ATTCTATATGCCCGAGATGTGGACCAGCGCAGCACCACCTTTGAGAAGTCACTGCTCATGGGCAAAGAATTCCAGCGCCGTGCCAAAGCAATGATTCTGCGGGCGGCTGTGCTGCGCAACCAGATCCATGTTAAG TCTCCTCCTCGAGAAGGGAGCCAGGGTGAACTAACACCAGCCAACAGTCAGTCACGGATGAGCACAAACATGTGA
- the GPS1 gene encoding COP9 signalosome complex subunit 1 isoform X5 encodes MWTAPRRGRRKMPLPVQVFNLQQPASSVSGSGGAESQDRMRDSSAPSSASSSVTDLYCTPHSSRSDLFLPGTAGDFSLSASLSACTLLYEGAVEPMQIDVDPQEDQQNAPDINYVVENPTLDLEQYASSYSGLMRIERLQFIADHCPQLRVEALKMALSFVQRTFNVDVYEEIHRKLSEATRELQNAPDAVPEGGVEPPPLDTAWVEATRKKALLKLEKLDTDLKNYKGNSIKESIRRGHDDLGDHYLDCGDLSNALKCYSRARDYCTSAKHVINMCLNVIKVSVYLQNWSHVLSYVSKAESTPEIAEQRGERDSQTQAILTKLKCAAGLAELAARKYKQAAKCFLLASFDHCDFPELLSPSNVAVYGGLCALATFDRQELQRNVISSRGQETERSGVCSSFKLFLELEPQVRDIIFKFYESKYASCLKMLDEMKDNLLLDMYLAPHVRTLYTQIRNRALIQYFSPYVSADMRKMAIAFNTTVAALEDELTQLILEGLINARIDSHSKILYARDVDQRSTTFEKSLLMGKEFQRRAKAMILRAAVLRNQIHVKSPPREGSQGELTPANSQSRMSTNM; translated from the exons CAGCCAGCCAGCTCTGTGTCAGGGTCAGGGGGTGCAGAAAGTCAGGACAGAATGAGGGATAGCTCGGCCCCCAGCTCAGCCTCTTCATCAGTGACAGATCTGTACTGCACCCCTCACAGCAGTAGGTCAGACCTCTTCCTCCCTGGCACGGCCGGAGACTTCAGCCTGAGCGCCAGTCTGTCGGCCTGTACGCTGCTCTATGAG GGGGCAGTGGAACCCATGCAGATTGATGTCGACCCTCAAGAAGATCAGCAGAACGCACCAGACATCAACTATGTGGTGGAAAATCCCACCCTG GACCTGGAACAATACGCCTCCAGTTACAGTGGGCTGATGCGAATTGAGCGGCTGCAGTTTATTGCAGATCACTGCCCACAGCTCCGGGTCGAGGCACTGAAGATGGCCTTGTCCTTTGTGCAGAGGACCTTCAATGTAGATGTCTATGAGGAGATCCACCGGAAGCTCTCCGAAGCCACTAG AGAGCTACAGAATGCTCCTGATGCTGTCCCTGAGGGAGGGGTGGAACCCCCACCCTTAGACACAGCCTGGGTAGAAGCCACAAGAAAGAAGGCACTGCTAAAACTGGAGAAGCTGGATACAGACTTGAAGAACTACAAAGGGAATTCCATCAAGGAGAGCATCAG ACGGGGGCATGATGACCTGGGTGACCATTACCTCGATTGTGGGGATCTCAGCAATGCCCTCAAGTGTTACTCCCGGGCTCGGGACTATTGCACCAGCGCCAAACACGTCATCAATATGTGCCTCAACGTAATCAAG GTCAGTGTCTACCTACAGAATTGGTCTCATGTCTTGAGCTATGTCAGCAAAGCTGAGTCTACTCCTGAGATTGCTGAG CAGCGAGGGGAAAGGGACAGCCAGACCCAAGCCATTCTTACCAAGCTCAAGTGTGCAGCAG GCCTGGCTGAGTTGGCTGCTCGAAAATACAAGCAGGCAGCCAAATGCTTTCTGTTAGCTTCATTTGATCACTGTGACTTCCCGGAg CTACTGTCCCCCAGTAATGTGGCTGTATATGGTGGTCTTTGTGCCCTGGCCACTTTTGATCGACAAGAGCTACAGCGCAATGTGATTTCTAGCAG GGGCCAGGAAACTGAGAGGTCTGGCGTCTGCAGCTCCTTCAAATTATTCTTGGAGCTGGAACCACAAGTGCGGGATATCATCTTCAAATTCTATGAATCCAAATATGCCTCGTGCCTAAAGATGCTGGATGAAATGAAG GATAATTTGCTGCTGGACATGTATTTGGCACCCCATGTCAGGACCCTCTATACCCAGATCCGAAACCGTGCCCTCATCCAA TATTTCAGTCCTTATGTCTCTGCTGACATGCGTAAGATGGCCATTGCATTCAATACCACCGTGGCTGCACTAGAAGATGAACTAACACAGCTGATCCTTGAGGGGCTCATCAATGCTCGAATTGACTCTCACAGCAAG ATTCTATATGCCCGAGATGTGGACCAGCGCAGCACCACCTTTGAGAAGTCACTGCTCATGGGCAAAGAATTCCAGCGCCGTGCCAAAGCAATGATTCTGCGGGCGGCTGTGCTGCGCAACCAGATCCATGTTAAG TCTCCTCCTCGAGAAGGGAGCCAGGGTGAACTAACACCAGCCAACAGTCAGTCACGGATGAGCACAAACATGTGA